GACAAAATTTAAACGAAATAACTAGTTTACTGGTATCATTCACAGAAACGTGTATATATCTGCAAGTGATAAATTGTTCTGTGAGGGAGCTGCACTGCTTCGCTAACACAGTGCTATCGAATCGACATCTGTTGGATCCGTAACGTTTCATTTACAGTCTCGCAAGCCGAAGTTAAGCATTGTATACtttaacataaaaataatttcgAAAACTGACGAAGTACTTCTTTGCTTGCATTTCTTACAAGTCTGCACACAATGAGAACATTTGTTCCTTGTAGGAAATAGTAAATGTTATATGGAAATCCGGAAATTTTCTCCACGACTCGAATATTATATGACGTTTCGACCCTGCACCGCGATATTCTGCACTTTTTAAGGAAATATATCGGCTAGACACCTTTCAACCATTATTACAGCGGTTCGGACACTAAAGCATGGATTGCTAACAGGAGGGCAGATTAGGATTCAACTTCCCGTCcgcgacgaggtcattagggactgaAAATAAGCTCGGAACGGGTAAGCATGGGATGGAGAACCTTCCGCGTCCTTTTCAGAGGAACTATGCCGgtattgccttaagcgatttagggaaatagcagaaaacCTAAAAAGGGGGTTTGAACCGCCACCCTCCAGAGAGCGAGTGGAGAGTCTCAACTAGTGCACCACCAAATTTATTCCTTAAACACGACGTTGACTGCGAATGCGTCATAGATGATATAACCTCGTGCGAATATTTGTTATGTTTCATGTTGTATCAGCTGAGACGCGCGGGCAGACAACACCCttatagagaaataaataaatgtaaagtaattCGCGTAACGAACGTACGATTTACCCGAACAACAGCGGAAACATCTTTGCGACAAGAACGTAACAACTGACTGCAATCCCTGGAGTACTGGTTAAGTCACTGAAGTCGCATTCAAATCGCCACCCGAGCACCTCATTCTAGGTTCTCCAAGATTCTCTAAATCGCAGAAGGCAAATGCAGCGCTAGTTGCTTCTAAATGGTTACGGTTATTGCCTTCTCCTAACCGAGCTTGTGCTAACTACCTCGCCGTTGAAGGGACGTTAAGCCATAATCGTCTTTCCTTCGCCTTAAATCCCAAACCATTGTCATAGTATAAGTATTTTGTTCCCatccaaaattaaaattatgttcagCACGCTTCACTTCAATATCAGCAGATTGCCTATATTAAAGTACAGGAACCCCTACGTTGTGCAATTCGTTTACAAAGATCCTATTCAAAGAAAGATGATTCGAAGAAAGCGGATgagcatttttttaaataacttaatGTATGCGTCAGTCGACGCAGATTATAGGCTTCGCTTGCCTTCTCTCGGTCTGTCATGGAATTTGCTGAAAATTTTGCCTACACTATCTTCACTACCCTCCCTTCCTCAAAGCGCAGCAGAATGAAAGGAGCACTCCTTCGATGCCCAGTAGTAGTCTCCCATTCAGGCGCATAACATTGAAATTTGGCTtaaaggtgcctacagccttcctctgtaatcgtGCAGTAGCGTGTTACCCTGAGACGTCATACTGgggctcgacgacgcttcaaacagtAATGTGTCGACACTAGGGAAAGAAAGCTCATAGCTCTGAAGTCCATATGACGTGTAATGTGGATTTGATGGTATGGCATTGGAACCAAATTCCACCTAATTCTGCGCAACGCCACTGTGAACGTGTTTCGGGATTGGAGGCTCTTTACATCaaatcttacccacatttcatttcttcttttgacgtgtttgcggtgGAGGTCAGAATCGCGACGCCCATTATTGAAATCACGCGGTATTCTTACGAGAGGCCGATAAGAACGTTCCAGACACACCGCTATTCAGAATCGCCACGAAAAGGCCTCGGGGGATGGGGATTACACTGGGGCGTTGGTTCCCAcagatttcgcggtcgaaaacgacagttctcagTGCGATAAACAACATGACGACGttattgacaacctttgacacactGATACCCTGGGACGttccaacccttctctaaggacattgaaagtgatcgcacccctttggagtgcaggaCGACAGCAATTTTTGCTCTAGTGTACAGACTGGAGCCACTAGAGACCGttcagaaacacagaaacataCGACGAAATTTAAATGTGATTCGAAGGAGAGAAAGGTGCTTATTGTTATCGAGCCCACTTTTTTGACGTCCTTCTGCGGTGTGTTAACGGAGGGGTGCGACATCGATACACGCACGAATAAAACAGAAAAGGGTGCCTCTAAGGTCTGTCAGTTCAACGAAGTATTCGGTGACACCCTTCCACCTTTATTGAAAATTTTAAAGGCGAACGTGTAGAGAGACAACATTTAAAGTAGTCCGAGATGCCAGTAGGTAGGCAGCTGGAATCTCAGGGGTTTGGAGAGTTTGCAGGTACTTAGGACTACTTTACAGGTTAACTCTGGACACgttcatttttaaaattctgaataaaGGTGGCCCGGTGCCAGTGAGAGTTTTGCCAACTGGGAGAGCCTAGAGGGACCCAATGCCATTTCATTCAGGCATGTGTCAGTGTCGCAGCTCCACAGGCGGATGCGAAATAGGAGTGCTCAAATAGCATAAAAAccatttgctgcttcagatcacctTCAAATTCCGTCGAATGGTTTGGATCGGTCCCTGGTGTTTCTAACCTatacacgagagcaaaaactggGGTCACGCTGTGCTACAGAGGATGTGACAACATTCAATGAGGATGCAGCTCCTCAATGTCCTTAGGGAatgtcttcctgttgctcatcgcgcTGCAAACTGTCGTTCTCGACagagaaatgtgtgggaatcaatgccccaaggaaagaggccttttcgtgtcgactcTGAGCGGTAGTGTGACTGCACGTTTTGCTTGGCCACTCGTAGGAAAACTTTGCGATTTCAGCGCTGAGCGTCGCATTTCTGACCTCCTTTGCAGGAGGATCAAAAGAACGAGTGAAATTGAAATAAGGGGGCCTGTTATGACATTCCCGTCGTGTGACACGTTAAACGGTGGCGTCGGGTGGgattgcggtgaaatttggtgccaatgtgacatcacgtCACACGAACTTCAGAGGTGTGGGATTGTTTTAGCAAGTGTTGATGCTTTGCTGTTTGGAGCGTCGCCGAGAcaaagggtgacgtcgcagggcgccacgcttttcacCATTACACAGGAGCGTTGTAGGCACGTTTGAAACAAATTTCATACTTGCGCGTGGCAGTGGGAGAAAattacggagtttcgaaaaagCGATCCTTTAATTACGTTGCGCAGTGTGCAGATGAGCACGAGTGTAAGTGGACGAGTCATTACTAACACTGAAAATGGTGTCAATCTTTTAACGAAAGACACGGAGCATCACAGCGGCCTGCTTCCACCCAAAATACTAGTAATCAAGCGGAATGTAACACTCTTACGAAGGACAAGGTGCTTCATTGTTTGGACAAACTTCGTCAGAACGACGGATGCCAAATAGACCACGAACACGTAAATATGTTAACTTGTTGGGAAAGATCGATGTCGACTGTTGACTGCAGTGAACCGGCGCTTAACTCGACGGGTAGGTACGTGTGTTAACCTCTCGTATCGTTGTTGGCTACTGTAGGCGCAATTTGTGGGCCGCGATGCTGGGGTAGAGGCAAGAAGTGTGTGGGAGGCGGCGCGTCTGGCTCGGGGCAGGCTGCAGGCTGCAGGCCGCGCGCTGCTGCGGCGCCGGCTGAGGGGGCGCACCCACCTCCCGCCAGGCGGCGCTGGCGCAGGCTGGTGACGCCGTCGCCGCTCGTGGGGCTGGCCGCCTCCTCTTCCTCCTCGGGGATGGTGTACACCTCGCCCGGGCTGCGGTCCAGGAAGGCCCCCGGGCAGGAGCCGGCCGCCGCCTCGGGGCCGGGCTGCGCGCCGCCGccagcctcctcctcctcgtcgtcgtcctcctcctcctcctcctcttcctcgtccAGCTCCTCGCCGCTGCCGTCCGACTCGTCGCTGTCTTCGGCGTCGGAGCCTCGGGCGTCCCGCGCGCGGGCCGCGGCCTCCTGCTCGGGAGTGGGAGCGGGTGCGTGGGCTCGGGGCGGGGGAGGCAGGGGAGGTGGAGGCGGCGGGGACGCGGGGGGCGACGGGCTGGGGGTGGCGGTGGCGGGATACTCACGCTGGCGCTCTTCGCCTCGCTGCGCCGGCTCCCTTCTCATATCCTTGACGCGCATGTGCGACTCCCACGCCTGCAACACACATCGCAACACTTTACCTAATCTCCTGCTCTTTGCCTTTCTCTATTTTGTTTTAATAGGGCATAGGCAGTCAATGGAGCACCAAAATTACAACATTTACGTCTATGTCTTAACTATTCCCACAAacgtacactgacgggaaaaaaatcgcgacaccagAAAGTAACTTTTATAAtgtaatgacatttcgggaatacatttgcttaGGTCAGACATGTAggtgattgacattgcaagatcacaggttaatgtaagcatgagataaaccattccaaatgtgaaatgctgctacattaataaggcgtgtaaccgccagaatgctgaatggaagcatgcaaaggtgcgtgcactgtgttgtacaagtgccggatttcagtttgcgtgatggagttccgtgcctgttgcactcgttcggtcaatacagggccgattaatgctgtttgtggacgacgatggaggtgtcgtccgatgatgtcccatatgcgctctgGTGATCCAGTAGACCGAgggaacatgtcgatactctgtacagCCTGTTGGATTACAACGGCGGTgtgtgggcgatcgttatcctgttggaaggctGACCCCGGAatagcagcacaacaagtcgaatcgtcggactgacgtgcaaatttgcagtcagggtgcgtgggataaccgcgacagtgctcctgctgtcatatgaaatcgcaccccagaccataactccaggtacatGTCCAGTGCGAATAGCACGCAGACTGGTTATTTGCAGGCCCTCGACTCGCCTCCTTCTGACCAACTCACAGCCGTCACTGGCCCTGAGGCAGAAccagcgttcatcagaaaacataacagacgttcaccctgccctctaatgacctctcgcctgacaccactggagtcgcaaatggcggtggtttggagtcagtgaaatgcacgctgcagggcgtctgatTCAGAGCTGTCTTGGAAGTACCCTATTTTTAACAGTTGGCTGTGTCACTGTGTTGTGAACCGCTGCTCAgatagctgctgcagatgcagtactatgcgtcagagccatacgccgaacacggtggtctttcctctcggtagtgccacgtgaccgtccggaaccGGATTCCAGCGATCGTAGATTCTCGTGACTACCCTGCCAGCAATGGtgtacagtgtctacattcctgccaagtcttcctgcagtatgtcagacggaacatccagcttctcgtagccctattacacgatctcgttcaaactcagtgaggtgttgataatggcacctTAAAGGCAGTCTTGATTACCATCAATTCACCAagtcgaatctcaaaggtaactaaccctcGCGACCACTACAGCGCGATTTTAAAGAAAAACTGATtagcatcttcatagtggcgccactctttgaatagacatcatctttcaaatatacacacataaaaaaaagttttgcatcaccccagttcccagaactcctgaagacagacgttgaccgtggaactgtatcacagacacagttcctttgacgattcagagatgtcactaaacccacccaaaaaatgtaaacaacaatgcatgagcagcgcctattagacggtgtgggtccgacagcccatcagttccagtcattccaccaggaacgaggtacacggctcgtgttgactgtagttcaaccatgcctagacggtcaataccgcggttcgatcgcgtccgcattgctactttgtgccaggaagggctctcaacaagggaagtgtccaggagtctcggagtgaaccaaagcaatgttgttcggatatggaggagatacggagagacaggaactgccgatgacatgcctcgctcaggccgcccaagggctactactgcagtggatgaccgctgcctacggattatggctcggaggaacctgacagcaacgccaccatgtttttcgtgccgccacaggacgacgtgttacgactcaaacagtgcggaatagcctgcatgatgcgcaacttcactcccgacgtccacggcgaggtccatctttgcaaccacggcaccatgcagcacgGTGCAGATGGGctctacaacatgccgaatggaccgctcaggattggcatcacgttctcttcaccgatgactgtcgcatatgccttcaaccagacaatcgtcagagacgtgtttggaggcaacccggtcaggctgaacgccttagacacattgtccagcgagtgtagctaGGTGGAgataccctgctgttttggggtgaatttatgtggggccgatgtacgccgctggtggtcatgaaaggagccgtaacggctgtacgatacgtgaatgccatcctccgaccgacagtgcaaccatattggcagaatattggcgaggcattcgtcttcatgaacgacaagtcgcgcccccatcgtgcacatcttgtgaatgacttctttcaggataacgacatcactcgactagagtggcctgcgtgttctccagacatgaaccctaccgaacatgcctgggatagattgaaaagggctgtttatggacgtagtgacccaccaaccactctgagggatcgacgccgaatcgccgttgaggaatgggataatctggaccaacagtgccttgatgaacttttggatagtatgccacgacgaatgcaggcatgcatcaatgcaagatgacgtgctaccgggcattagaggtaccggcgtgtacagcaatctggaccaccaccactgaaggtctcgctgtatggtggtacaacatgcaatgtgtggttttgatgagcaataaaaagcgcggaaatgatagttatgttgatctctattccaattttctgtatagcttCCAGAACCCTCGGAATcgtggtgatgcaaacctttttttaagATGTGTGTGAAagcacgcctactaactttcgtttatatcgcacaccACAACTCCTTCTTGCCGTtacgatttctttccgtcagtgtgtattctaattatttttcatttggttTTGAAGCTCTTGCAACAAATCTGATCCGCCTGTTATGCAGCCAACTTTTTCTTTATataaacccaaacatatttcagcacGTCTCCCAttataatcctgcaacaaataccactgacattctaatgtacACCACTTTTAGTTTGTCAATGTCAGCATGCATTgccccatttaaaaagtgtatgttggcacaaaaaatacactttgtgaGTGTTatcacaatctgtttattggctaacaataccagCTCCTGACaaacaatccattctgtgaaaacctttacattaatagcactttccatttccacattatctgcggtgctagttttagGCGATTCACCCAGTATACTTTACAGTTTTCAATCTGTAATACactaagagagagagagggagggagagggagagagagaaagtgggAGAGAGAGAAACATGGATATCGTcccaaattccgtccaattggagccctagatagtcaaaatccccagctggttggagagccctgcccttaatgctcaaaacgttctcaATTAGGGAATGATCCGGCGACATAGTTGGTCAAGGTAGGGTTAGTGaactacgaagacaagcagtagaaactcccgctgtgtgcgggcgggcattatgttgCTAAAAGGTAATCTCAGAATGGCTTGCTATGAAGCGCAactaaacggggtgtagaatatcgtcgacgtactgctgtgctgtaagggtgggatgccaacctgactgtcaccgcCTTACGCCACGACAACGAGGAGTGATTATTTGGGGTGCTAGACCCTCCAACCggctcaggattttgacaatctaacgagccagttggacagagtttggcacgatatcgctcaggaggacattcgacgactctgtcaatcaatacaaacccgaataactgcttggatgAGGCCCAGAAGTGCACTAACGCGTAATTGACTCTCTcgttttatgaagctctttcgctTGGAAagattatccaatttttctgaaattctaatcgaTTGTTTGTTCGTACTAGTACATCATACCGATTTCGGTCCCatacggataattccttcgtggcgcgtcgCTATTTTTTATCTTGGATTGTATATACAGATTTAAACGTCAGCATGCAGGGGGTAAAAAACTATGTATACAAATTTGTTGTAGAGTTGTAGGTTGGGTTAAAAGAACACTTCGGTTATATGACACAAATGCCACACGGGTAGTATTTCCCCGCTATGGGCCCTCGAAGGGTTTGGCGCTAGACTTTCCTAAGACcaaagttaatatttattttgaCTGCTTCGCACTCACCACATTAAGACTGGAATCTGATTTGCAAGAAAATTACATCTTACTGCTAGGAAGGATGTGTTTTCATCAATAGTAGTAGTGTCCACGTCCCTGGATAAACAGTTACATTACTATTGTTTATGTTATGCCGAATTTACTTGAAAGTTTCTACTAATGTTTACAGGTTCTTGATCTCTGATTGCACTCTAACCGTGTACATAATTTATGAGGAGGCACGATACAACTGCCGAGATGGCTGGAGCCTGTATCCAGAACGATTTCTAGATAGGAGGTTATCAAATCATGTCAGATCTCGAAGACTTGAAGGCCGTCTTCGTGAAACAGGGTCCGTTACACCAAcccaatggaaaactggtagaccTCGCAGTGAGCgaactgttcagtttgaggaaGCTGTGTAATAGTGAACTGAGGATGACCCCACCAACAGCTCATTATCCATAGCCAAGAAACTAAATGCCTCAAACGCTAATGTGTAGAATATCTTGAACGAGACGGGCATGCAGCCATTCAAGTATCAGCTGACGACTTCCTCAGTGTGTGGAATTCTGCCAATGGTGTCTAAACAGAACTTAAAACATCCCTGACTTCCAAATGTGTGATTTGTTTACTGACGAAGTTGCCTTCATAAGGGAAAGATTATTCAGCGGCCACAACAGCCATGTCTGGGAGTTGTAAATTCTAAGGAAACATGAGTGCTGTACCATCAACATAGACACACCACAAAAGTGTGGTCGCCATCGTTCACGACCATCAGATTGGACCATGTCTTCCGTCTAGTGCGTTCGGTGGAAGAAATAATCATCTCCGAAAAGTACTATCGGAAATATTGCAGAATGTCCCACTGTCAGTCACGCAACGATTATGGTTCCAGCATTACTGGGTCCCACCATGATTTGCTGTTGATGTCAAAGAACATTTATACAATATTTCCTCCAGCTGTTGGATTGGGTGGGGTGGGCCAGTACCGTGGCCATCACATTCTCTCGACTTCACTCTTATCGATTTCTCTTTTGTTTGCGGGGGAGGGGTGGGCGGTGTAATGGGGTGGGGGAGATGAAGTATTTGGTGTATGAGAGACCAACAGACACTCCAGAAGAGCTGGTTCTCCATTTTACTAAGGCTGCAGCCATTACACTGCCTGCTGtgggacacgttgcattgtcctgctagtagatgccattgTCCCTAGGAAAAACAACTGCATGTAGGgctggatatggtccccaaggatagatgcacacttgtgttgatccactgagtCTTCCAGAATAGCGATATCATGCAGAGAATGCCGCGAAAGCATTCCGTTACTCTCTCTTCTCCGGCCTGCACACTTTCGACGATTGTTGCTGGGCCGTGCACGCCAACGGCCGTATGGACAACGGGgaataaaaagtgattcatctgaaaaggccacctgtcgccactcagtggacgtccaattgcagtattggtgtgcaaattccagccttcgtcgccgtcaGCATGGGCGCAAGAATCAGCcacctgctgcggaggtccatatgCGGCAACGTCCGCTACAGTCATTGAGGTCAGTTGGTCTACAGTTGTACGTCTGTTCGCCCGCTCACatgtccgcagccgtcgttcacccctgtcatctatggcccatggtgcgaaacttacccgtttcggaaatgcttccatccttgtccCGAAAGCCGATGATCATGCCATTTTCGGCGTCTGATAAATCGCTCAATTTCCGCATTGTGACAAGGACTGCACTGCTCTCCGCGTATCCCGAtaccctttatatatcctccactgcgaTTGCTGCCATCTGCCGTGTAAGAGTGCTTATTTGCACCttgacgtcaaacataggcagtaggcACATTAAAGGGGCTGGATCGTGTATCTGCTGAGAACGACTGTCAATTGGATTGGCAACACTTCACCATTCATAAAGTGGTCGAACAGTAGACTAAGTCGTGCCTATGTAGTTTCTACGACGTATACTGTTCCAGGTGATAGGGAACTTGAAACAAAATTCTCAGGAAATAAGCAGTCAGTCTCGAACTGTATTATTTAGCTTTTCTACGCAACAGAATTCCTGCATTGAAGTCGCTGTTATTTTCAAAGGAAGCTATTGCTAGGAACTTAGCACTTCAACTTTGATGGATTTGCACTCGAACATGAAAGAACGACAGTTCCGCTCGATATGCTTGGATGCCAACTACCTCAAAAAGAGCTCACCAATTCTGTTATATGCCTCATTGAGCTCCAGTCGTAGAGCAGAGCGGAGTTCAGCGGCAGCAGCTCTCGGTTTTTACACAGATTATATTCACCGTTTATTTTAGTGGTACTCTTAATTGTTTCTGAGTAGAAGTAGAAGGTAGCGTTTTATCTATGTGTTTTTATTAGTGCTAATTATGCGTAGGTTTTGATCGTCTGTGTAGAGTGCGTTAACTTTGTACTGTAGTTTTCCGCCGCTGTAAAGTTGATGTAGCTTTATTTACCTTATTTCTGCGACTTTTGCGGCCAGCCTCTTTTTTCTCACTCTCTGATGATTGGTATTGAAATTTATTCGTGATGTAGTATAGTTTTTATATACGAGGAAATGGATACAGACTGTGAATGTTGTGTCCAGACACTAAAAGTATTGGTCACTGACTGGAAACAGTTAGAAGCTGCATTGCTGCCATAAGCTGGGGTGTTCTTGGGGCGGCGGTGGTGAAAGCTGCAACATCTCTTGTGCCATTGGCATCCCTTGGCTACCCCACTCGCTGTTTCTACTTGCAGGTGTGTGGTGGACTGTGGTGGATTCGCTGACCTCTTGGCGGAAGGCCTGGCCGCACGACTGTCCCCTTACACCTTAGCGACAGGTACGAGGTGCTGCAAATGTTGACAACACATCTGAGCCAGCGGCGGATGCCTCGTCTGTTGGGCCAGTGGTCTATTTTGTGCCAAGTCTGGTCAGTCGCAAAGGCTGGATTAGTTGGTCCAGGAAACTCCTACTTTAGGCGCGTAATGGAGCCCCTCAGAAAAATGACAGACATATACGGAAAGTAAGTCAGTTTTCAGTCGGTATGTTGACCGGGAGGTCTCGTCTGAGATGTGGATGAGGCTCTGCAGACGGCTGTTGAACGCAGTGTGTGCAACCGGCTGTGGATAGTGGCCCATGTCGGCACGAACGACACTTGTCATCTGGGTTCTGAGGCTACCCTCGGTTTCTCCAGGCGGTTGGTTGGATTGGTAAAGGCAGTTCGCATTGTACGTGGAGTCCACGCAGggttcaccatttgcagcatcgtacccagtgtCAGTCACGgttctctggtttggagtcgagttgAAGGTCTAAGTCAGAGTCTCAGTTCTACGACAGTCTcgaatgcgaatttctcgacctacgCTATTGGGCTAAGAATCGTAAGGCACCCTTTAGAAGGTCAATACTGCACTACTCGGGCAGTTTAGTGCTACTCGGCTAGCAGAGTACGTGCGTAGCGCACATTCGGAGTTTTTAGGTAAGAGGGACCATTACTTATGGCCAATAATGAAACGCCTGCCGAAATCGAAGATAGATCAGCCACTAAATTTAATATTAGTAACCTGCATAAGCATCTACTGAAAGGCCCCAGAATTAGAGTCGCTAATTAAAGGTAATAATAACCACACATCATTGAGGGTGGGAAGTTAACTCAGACCGGGAATGAACAGCACTGAAATTCTAAATTCAGATTGGGAAGTGCAGGGTGATTTTTTTGCCGTCGTGTACAAACTTTAGGGAttggtcgatgagaggatacggaacaaaaatggtctaatgaacttacgcccGGAAATTCATGgtttcatgctagagaccatttattcaatcatacactattagagagactgctgtctaatacgcgctgtaccatgcagacaCAGTTCCAGTATGTATTCAAAATTGTTTCcgcgtgcctcaacgcatgcgtgtacgcattgtagcatgttctgtctcacaccttCACATCGGCCAGGCCGCATCCCAacagtgtcgccggccgcggtggccgagcggttctaggcgcttcagtccggaatcgcgcgactgctacggtcgcaggttcgaatcctgcctcgggcatggatgtgtgtgatgtccttaggttagttaggtttaagtagttctaagttctaggggactgatgacctcagatgttaagtcccatagtgctcagagccatttgaacccatcagtGTCaggggcagcatgaatacgctgctccagtgtctgcaCATCTGGAATGGGCACTGTATACACGATACATTTGAGATGGGTACGTAACCAGAAATTGCACGGATTGAGATCcgatgaacgagcaggccatgcaacttgaTCCCCTCGTCCGATTTATCGACCAGGGAAGAAACGATtgggatgcgtccggacgttaacggtgaagtgggctggagcaccatcacccttcgaatcatcaatgccacttcttccagcaggggaggcgaaGTCACCCCCaacaaacgccgatagttccggcctgttaggcgacgtggaaggaagactggtcccaaaatacgggaGCGAGTGATTATGGccgacacattccggctgcaccgatgcggatgattcgctgtcacctcaccatggggattctgcatactatcgaacagatgactgttatgaaagttgaagatatcacttcgcgtaaaggtggcctcatttgtgaataggatggatgacacaaatcccggaatcgtggttgcctggtgaagaaaccagtgacaaaactgtacCCGATGTGGAAGGCTTGTTGCTAGTAAGCCCTGCCCACGCTGTAAGTGAcaagggtagtaacagttgtcatggaaaATGTTCCAAACGGTCGTCtgacttaccctgtactggcgggtcaACTGCCTGGCACTGACAtggtggtcgccttccacagtgttaatcacattttcctcaatGCCtgctgtccgaacatttcgggcacGTCTTTCATGATTTACTGTTTCCTGAAACGACTCTGTCGTTGGGAACATTGGATGCTGTGGCTGTTGTCGGCGGGGACAGGTCTCTTGATACAACATTG
This sequence is a window from Schistocerca nitens isolate TAMUIC-IGC-003100 chromosome 3, iqSchNite1.1, whole genome shotgun sequence. Protein-coding genes within it:
- the LOC126249067 gene encoding splicing factor, arginine/serine-rich 19-like, with the protein product MRVKDMRREPAQRGEERQREYPATATPSPSPPASPPPPPPLPPPPRAHAPAPTPEQEAAARARDARGSDAEDSDESDGSGEELDEEEEEEEEDDDEEEEAGGGAQPGPEAAAGSCPGAFLDRSPGEVYTIPEEEEEAASPTSGDGVTSLRQRRLAGGGCAPSAGAAAARGLQPAACPEPDAPPPTHFLPLPQHRGPQIAPTVANNDTRG